The Candidatus Rokuibacteriota bacterium genome segment GGCGCTTGCCGGCGGCCTCGGCGCCGCGGAGCGCCGTGTCGTGCTCCTCGGGATGGCGCGCGTAGATGGCCGTCGCCTCGATGGCCATGGGGCTGTCGAGGTACACCGGCAGCGAGGGGATGCGCCCGGCCTCCTCCAGCTCGCGCAGCGTGTAGAGCAGCTCCTGGGAGCGCCCCACGGCGAAGGCCGGGACGAGGAGCCAGCCGCGATGGCGGGTCGCTCGCTCGACGGCCTCCGCGATCCCGGCGGCGCGGTCGCCGTCGGGGTGGAGCCGGTCGCCGTAGGTGGACTCCACCAGGAGCACGTCGGCCTCGGCCACGGGGTCCGGATCGCGCAAGATGGGCACGGTGTAGCGTCCCAGATCGCCCGAGAAGACGACCACCCGCCCTCCGGCGGAGACCTCCACGAGCCCGGCGCCGAGGATGTGGCCGGCTGGCAGGAAGCGGGCCCGGACCGGGCGCGCTGGCTGGAAGGGCTCACCGAACTGCACGGTGCGGATCAGCTGGAGCGCGCGCCGGGCATCCTCCGTGGTGAAGAGCGGCAGCGCAGGCGCGTGGCGGGAGGTCTTGTGGCGGTTGGCGAAGGCCGCCTCCTCCTCCTGGAGGCTCGCGGCGTCGGGCAGCATGACGGCCAGCAGATCGGCCGTGCCGCGGGTGCAGAACACGGGTCCCGTGAAGCCCGAGCGCACGAGCCGCGGCAGATAGCCCGCGTGGTCGATGTGGGCGTGGCTGAGGAGGACCGCACCCAGGCGCGCCGGGTCCACGGGGGGCGGCTGCCAGTTGCGCAGGCGCAGCTCCTTGAGCCCCTGGAAGAGGCCGCAGTCCAGGAGCAGGCGTGCGCCGCCGGCCTCCAGGAGATGCTTGGAGCCGGTGACCGTGCCGGCGGCGCCGAGGAAGGTGAGATGGCCGGTTCTTCCATCTCGCTTGAACGTGGAGGACTCCGGGTGGCGGTTGGGCCTCTTCGCGCCTCTGGCGCTTTCTCCATCTCGCTTGAATGTGGAGGACGTCGGGTGGCGGTTGGGCCTCTTCGCGCCTCCGGCGCTTTCTCCATCTCGCTTGAATGTGGAGGACTTCGGGTGGCGGTTGGGCCTCTTCGCGCCTCCGGCGCTCATCGGGGCGGTGGGGGTGCGGCGTGGGCGCCCTGGCCCCGCCGCGAGGGGAAGGGGCCGAAGCCGGGGGGGAAGTCGAAGGTTTCCTCGCGGGTGCCCTCGACACCCTGGGCCACCAGCCCCGCGATGTCGAGCGGCGCCTCCAGGGCCAGGGCCTCCTCGCGGCTGACGCGCGTGCCTGGGTGCTTGGGGACGAAGAGCGTGCAGCAGTCCGCGTCGGGCTCGATGGAGATCTCGAAGGTGCCGATGGCCTGCGCCTGCGCCGTGATCTCGAGCTTGTCCATGCCGATGAGCGGCCGCAGCACGGGAAGGCTCGCCGCCCCGTCGATGCACGACAGGTTCTGGAGCGTCTGCGAGGCCACCTGCCCGAGGCTCTCGCCGGTCACGAGCGCCGCCGCTCCCGCGCGGCGGGCGAGGGCCTCGGCGATGCGAAGCATGAGCCGGCGGTAGATCACCACGCGGGCGGCGGCCGGCACGGCCAGCACCACGGTGCGCTGGATCTCTCCGAAGGGCACGAGGTGGAGCCGGGAGAAGTACTGAAACGCCGTCAGCCGCCGCGCCAGCTCGCGCGCCTTCCGGATGGAGTCGTCCGGGAGATACGGCAGGCTGTGGAAGTGGACGAAGAGCACGCGGCAGCCGCGCTTCATGAGGCGCCACGCCGCCACCGGCGAGTCGATACCGCCCGAGAGGAGCGCCACCACCGTCCCGCTCGCTCCCACCGGCAGCCCGCCCGGGCCCGGCCGGCGGTCGCCGTAGACGAAGGCCTGCCCCGGGAGCACCTCGACGTGCACGTTCAGCTCCGGGTGCTCCAGGTCCACCCGCGTCGCGTGCCGCGCCAGCACATGCGCCCCCAGCTCGCGGTTGAGCTCCACCGAGGTGTGGGGCAGCGTCTTGAACGCGCGGCGGGCCGTGATGCGGAAGGAGGCGAAGGCGCGCCCCTCGGTCACCCGGTCCACCGCCTGCCTGAGCGCCTCGAGGGACGTTCCCGCCCGTTCAGCCACAGCGACGTTGGCCACGCCGAAGACCCTCCCCACTCGCTCCGCCACCGCCGCGGCCTCGACGCCTGGAGCCGGCTCCAGCACGATACGCCCGGTGAGCTGGGTCACGCGCGGGGCGCCCAGATCCGCGAGCGCGCGGGAAAGGTTCTGCTGCAGGTGCCGGAGGAAGAGCGGGCGGTTCCCCCGCTTCAGGCTGATCTCGTGATAGTGGACGATGACGCAGCGGGCGCGGACCGCCGGCATCACGCCTCCGACTGGGGCGGCCGCGGGTGCTTCGGGCGCCGCTGGTAGACGGTCTTGGGGACTTCCACCTTGGGCGGCTTGCGCGGCATCGGCTTGCGCACGCGCGCATGCACCGGCTTCCGGCGTGGCATGGTGCCGTCAGTATAACGCGCCGGGGCAGGTGCTCACCCGCGCCTCGCGCCCGGCTGCCTTGTACATCTTCACGCCGCCCCAGGGGTGACCGGCGACCCCGTCGTGGAGCGCCCAGCTCCTCCCGCGCACCGTGCGCGCGGCTTGCGGCTGCCGGAACGCCGACGAGCCGTCGAGCCGCGCGGCGAGCTCGCCGCCGGGGGCGAAGCTCTCGTGAATGCCCTCCATGATCTCGCGCCCCATGAGGTACCCGCAGCCGTGGCGCTCGTAGAGGATGGCCGAGTGGTAGAAGAGCGGGTCGATCAGGTAGATCTCCTTGCCGATGAGGGAGCAGAACCGCTCCATCGCCTCGAGCACCTGCGCCAGCATGCGCAGTCCGCGGCGCACCTGCCCGGGTGCCAGCCCGTCCCGCAGGGCACGCAGCTCCTCGGGCAGGTTGCGCGAGGCCGTGCCGAAGAGGGTATCGAGCCCGTCCTGGTCGCGGTCGATCGCATAGCGCGACGCCGCGGGATCGTTGATCTGCACGAAGGCGAGCTCGGGCACGGAGAGCGAGGACATCTCCACGTCCACGAGGAGCGCCGGGTCGCGGTCCTCCTCGGTCGCGCGCACCTCCACGCGCACCCAGGACTGGTCCCCGGGCGCCGTGACACGGACCAGTCGCGTCCCGTCCGGCCCGCAGAGCGTGGCGGGATCGATCTGGAAGCGCCGGAGGAGGTCGTCCGGGACGAGGCGCAGGTAGGGCGCGTGGAGCACCTCGCGCGGCAGCGCGTTGATCTCCTGGATCGAGCCGAGGCCGAGCCCCTCGACGCGGGCATCCACCCTATCGCGCCTCGGCGGAGCCGGCCAGGGCCCGCGCGCGGGCCAGGTCCTCCGGCGTGTTGACATTCAGGAAGATGGTGCTGGGGTCACCCAGGCGCGCGATCTCCGGCTCGGTGACCGCCAGTACCCGCACCTCGTCGAAGAAGCCGACGATCTTCAGCCGGCCGGCGCGGAGCCGGCGCTCCATCGGCGCGAGGCAAGCCTTGGCGTAGCAGGCATGGAGCGTCTCCCACTGCCCGCCGATCTGCGGGATGACCACGTCCGCCTCGCCGGCGCGCGACGTGACGAGGCGTGCCACCTCTTCCGAGAGGAAGGGCATGTCGCAGGCGACGGTGAAGGCGGCATCCCCGGGCGCGGCCGCGAGCCCAGAGTAGATGCCGCCGAGGGAGCCGTGGTCGGGAAAGACGTCGGGCACCATGGGCAGGCCCAGGTGGGCGTACACCTCGGGCGTGTTGGTGACGATCAGCACCTCCCCGGTCACGGCCCGCACCACGCCCAGCGCGCGCTCGATGATGGGGCGCCCGCCCAGCGGGAGCAGCGCCTTGGGCTGCCCGCCCATGCGCGTGCTCTTGCCGCCCGCCTGGATCACGCCCGTGACACGCATGGCTGTCAGATGACCACCGGCCCGGGGCGCAGCAGCCGGGGCGGCCACACGGTGCAGTCGGCGATCGTGGACCCGGTCCCGCCGGCGGTTGGCCCGCCGTCGACGATCAGGTCGAGCTGCCCGGGAAAGTGTGCGCGCACGGCCCGGGCCGTGGTGGCCGGCTCGCCGCCGCTGGGGTTGGCGCTGGGCGCCGTGACAGGGAGTGCCGCGGCGCGAACGAGGCCCAGCGCCACCGGATGGCCTGGCACTCTCACGCCCAGGGTTCCCGTCCCGGCGGTGAGCGCGGCGGGCACCGCGGGTGCCGCGCGCAGCACGAGTGTGAGCGGGCCGGGCCAGTGGCGCGCCATGAGCCTGCGCGCGCCCTCCGGGATCTCGACGCAGAGCGCCTCCACTCGCTCGGCCGAGTCCACCAGCACGAGCAGGGGCTTGGACTCGGCGCGGCCCTTGGCACAGAAGACCCGCGCCACCGCCGCCGCGTTGAGGGCGTCGGCGCCGAGACCATAGAAGCTCTCGGTGGGAAAGGCCACGAGGCCGCCGGACTTGAGCACGGCCGCCGCCTCGTCGAGCACGGCCGGCTCGGGAGATCGTGGGGCCACCACGAGGAGCCGGGTCACCGGAGCTCCTGCCGGGCGAGCGCTCGCCGACCGATGTCCCGGCGGAAGTGCGCCCCGTCGAAGCGGATGCGCGCCGCGGCGGCATAGGCGCGCGCGACGGCCTCGCGGATGTCGTGGCCGAGGGCCTGCACGCCGAGCACACGGCCGCCGGCGGTGACGAGCCGGCCCGCGCGGAGC includes the following:
- a CDS encoding molybdenum cofactor guanylyltransferase, which gives rise to MRVTGVIQAGGKSTRMGGQPKALLPLGGRPIIERALGVVRAVTGEVLIVTNTPEVYAHLGLPMVPDVFPDHGSLGGIYSGLAAAPGDAAFTVACDMPFLSEEVARLVTSRAGEADVVIPQIGGQWETLHACYAKACLAPMERRLRAGRLKIVGFFDEVRVLAVTEPEIARLGDPSTIFLNVNTPEDLARARALAGSAEAR
- a CDS encoding threonylcarbamoyl-AMP synthase yields the protein MTRLLVVAPRSPEPAVLDEAAAVLKSGGLVAFPTESFYGLGADALNAAAVARVFCAKGRAESKPLLVLVDSAERVEALCVEIPEGARRLMARHWPGPLTLVLRAAPAVPAALTAGTGTLGVRVPGHPVALGLVRAAALPVTAPSANPSGGEPATTARAVRAHFPGQLDLIVDGGPTAGGTGSTIADCTVWPPRLLRPGPVVI
- the thiI gene encoding tRNA 4-thiouridine(8) synthase ThiI: MPAVRARCVIVHYHEISLKRGNRPLFLRHLQQNLSRALADLGAPRVTQLTGRIVLEPAPGVEAAAVAERVGRVFGVANVAVAERAGTSLEALRQAVDRVTEGRAFASFRITARRAFKTLPHTSVELNRELGAHVLARHATRVDLEHPELNVHVEVLPGQAFVYGDRRPGPGGLPVGASGTVVALLSGGIDSPVAAWRLMKRGCRVLFVHFHSLPYLPDDSIRKARELARRLTAFQYFSRLHLVPFGEIQRTVVLAVPAAARVVIYRRLMLRIAEALARRAGAAALVTGESLGQVASQTLQNLSCIDGAASLPVLRPLIGMDKLEITAQAQAIGTFEISIEPDADCCTLFVPKHPGTRVSREEALALEAPLDIAGLVAQGVEGTREETFDFPPGFGPFPSRRGQGAHAAPPPPR
- a CDS encoding MBL fold metallo-hydrolase: MSAGGAKRPNRHPKSSTFKRDGESAGGAKRPNRHPTSSTFKRDGESARGAKRPNRHPESSTFKRDGRTGHLTFLGAAGTVTGSKHLLEAGGARLLLDCGLFQGLKELRLRNWQPPPVDPARLGAVLLSHAHIDHAGYLPRLVRSGFTGPVFCTRGTADLLAVMLPDAASLQEEEAAFANRHKTSRHAPALPLFTTEDARRALQLIRTVQFGEPFQPARPVRARFLPAGHILGAGLVEVSAGGRVVVFSGDLGRYTVPILRDPDPVAEADVLLVESTYGDRLHPDGDRAAGIAEAVERATRHRGWLLVPAFAVGRSQELLYTLRELEEAGRIPSLPVYLDSPMAIEATAIYARHPEEHDTALRGAEAAGKRPFAPRRFHLARSVEDSKRLNAVDGPGIIIAGSGMATGGRILHHLRRLLPAPATTVLFVGYQAAGTRGRLLRDGVREVKLLGEMVPVRATILTSDAYSAHADRSEILRWLGGFRRPPAMTYVVHGEPEAAEALREAIRRERGWTVEVARDGQRVPLP